The following proteins come from a genomic window of Campylobacter coli 76339:
- a CDS encoding Octaprenyl diphosphate synthase / Dimethylallyltransferase / (2E,6E)-farnesyl diphosphate synthase / Geranylgeranyl diphosphate synthase, with amino-acid sequence MKELFIKHLENHLPKVQSFHPFFNEALAKMLKAGGKHFRAQLLLGVVQNKAPHLIPNALNAALALEFIHTYSLIHDDLPAMDNADLRRGTPTLHKSYDETTAILVGDALNTEAFLLLSNLNLKESIKINLIRTLAFNAGINGMILGQAIDCYFEDKKLNLEELRFLHIHKTAKLIAAALKMGCEICELDEKESDKIYQIGLKLGLIFQINDDIIDETMSEEESGKPSKHDEHKNSFVNLLGLENAIQSKEDLINECKNDLNDLDANLAKMIKSLIIKYL; translated from the coding sequence GTGAAAGAACTCTTTATCAAACATTTAGAAAATCATCTGCCAAAGGTTCAAAGCTTCCATCCTTTTTTTAATGAAGCTCTGGCAAAAATGCTAAAGGCAGGTGGGAAGCACTTTCGTGCTCAATTACTCCTAGGAGTCGTTCAAAATAAAGCACCTCATCTTATCCCCAATGCCTTAAATGCGGCCTTAGCTTTAGAATTTATCCATACTTACTCACTTATACACGATGATTTACCCGCTATGGATAATGCAGATTTAAGACGCGGAACCCCTACTCTACATAAAAGCTACGATGAAACTACAGCTATTTTAGTAGGCGATGCTTTAAATACCGAAGCTTTTTTACTTTTATCTAATTTAAATTTAAAAGAAAGCATTAAAATCAATCTGATTAGAACTCTAGCTTTTAATGCAGGGATCAATGGTATGATTTTAGGTCAGGCTATTGATTGTTATTTTGAAGATAAAAAATTAAATTTAGAAGAACTTCGATTTTTACATATACACAAAACCGCAAAACTCATAGCAGCAGCTCTAAAAATGGGCTGTGAAATTTGTGAGCTCGATGAAAAAGAAAGTGACAAAATTTATCAAATAGGTCTAAAACTCGGACTTATTTTTCAAATCAATGATGATATCATTGATGAAACAATGAGTGAAGAAGAGAGTGGAAAGCCAAGCAAACACGATGAGCATAAAAATTCTTTTGTGAATTTATTAGGACTTGAAAATGCTATTCAAAGCAAGGAAGATTTGATTAATGAGTGCAAAAATGATCTTAATGATCTTGATGCTAATTTAGCGAAAATGATTAAAAGCTTAATAATTAAATATTTATAA
- a CDS encoding Possible ABC transport system periplasmic substrate-binding protein produces the protein MENKANYFFVGLFVFGVFFASIGFMLWLGGYSKEESFKYYEIHTQESVAGLGIKAPVRLLGVEVGNVENISIYDKENLGVNILIKIKKDTPIKEDTFATLQLQGITGLKFIQLQGGSKNSPRLQAKGEEEIPVIQFKESFFAAIDRQSEHIFSLVKRADDKSKELFSDKNIKNLETLLSNLAQLSTTLNENSKALSQNIANTSLKLGEMANNVSLSAKGFNSSLKDIQEGALALSSFAKKANVKLDSYDDLRLSLEENLELLKKVLLESSILIQNLQKSPSDLIFKETQPKLGPGEK, from the coding sequence GTGGAAAATAAAGCGAATTATTTTTTTGTGGGACTTTTTGTTTTTGGGGTTTTTTTTGCTAGTATCGGCTTTATGCTTTGGCTTGGAGGATATTCAAAAGAAGAAAGTTTTAAATATTATGAAATTCACACACAAGAATCCGTTGCAGGCCTTGGAATCAAAGCTCCTGTAAGACTTTTGGGTGTAGAGGTAGGAAATGTGGAAAATATCAGTATTTACGATAAAGAAAATTTAGGAGTAAATATTTTAATCAAAATCAAAAAAGACACCCCTATAAAAGAAGATACTTTCGCAACCTTACAACTTCAAGGCATCACAGGGCTTAAATTTATACAACTTCAAGGAGGCTCTAAAAACAGCCCAAGACTTCAAGCAAAAGGTGAAGAAGAAATACCTGTGATTCAATTTAAAGAAAGTTTTTTTGCTGCTATAGATAGACAAAGTGAGCATATTTTTTCTTTAGTAAAAAGGGCAGATGATAAATCAAAAGAGCTTTTTAGCGATAAGAATATAAAGAATTTAGAAACACTTTTAAGCAATTTAGCACAACTTAGTACTACTTTAAATGAAAATTCTAAAGCATTAAGTCAAAATATCGCAAACACTAGCCTAAAACTTGGAGAAATGGCAAATAATGTAAGTTTGAGCGCAAAAGGTTTTAACTCAAGCTTGAAAGATATTCAAGAAGGGGCTTTAGCTCTTAGTTCTTTTGCAAAAAAAGCCAATGTTAAACTTGATTCTTATGATGACTTACGACTTTCCCTAGAAGAAAATTTAGAACTCTTGAAAAAAGTACTTTTAGAAAGTAGCATTTTGATACAAAATTTACAAAAAAGTCCATCAGATCTGATTTTTAAGGAAACTCAACCTAAACTAGGACCAGGAGAAAAATAA
- a CDS encoding Uncharacterized ABC transporter, ATP-binding protein YrbF has product MIIKAQNIITRFGNKLVHDGVSFEINQNEIFGILGGSGSGKSVLLKQMLMLEHFDEGEYEILGFKLKNISEENALALRKKWGVVFQFSALFSFFSVYENIAIPLKEYTNLDPVAIKELVLMKLKMVGLNEAVLKQLPSELSGGMQKRVAIARALALDSKLLFLDEPTSGLDPHSSREFDDLILELKQSFDLNIVLVTHDKESMKNLLERFIILEDKKVAFCGNYEDLKVQNERLFKRFME; this is encoded by the coding sequence ATGATTATAAAAGCACAAAATATCATCACCCGATTTGGAAATAAACTTGTCCACGATGGAGTAAGTTTTGAAATCAATCAAAATGAAATTTTTGGGATTTTAGGAGGAAGTGGGAGTGGCAAATCCGTACTCTTAAAACAAATGCTAATGCTTGAGCATTTTGATGAGGGAGAATATGAAATTTTAGGCTTTAAGTTAAAAAATATCAGTGAAGAAAATGCCTTAGCACTGCGTAAAAAATGGGGTGTAGTGTTTCAGTTTTCTGCACTTTTTAGCTTTTTTAGCGTTTATGAAAATATAGCCATCCCTCTTAAAGAATATACAAATTTAGATCCTGTTGCTATAAAAGAACTGGTATTAATGAAGCTTAAAATGGTTGGATTAAATGAAGCTGTTTTAAAGCAGCTTCCAAGCGAACTAAGCGGAGGTATGCAAAAAAGAGTTGCTATCGCTAGAGCTTTGGCTCTTGATAGTAAATTGCTTTTTTTGGACGAGCCTACTTCTGGACTTGATCCACATAGTAGTCGCGAATTTGATGATTTGATACTAGAACTCAAACAAAGCTTTGATCTTAATATCGTTTTAGTAACGCATGATAAAGAAAGCATGAAAAATCTACTCGAGCGTTTTATCATCTTAGAAGATAAAAAAGTTGCCTTCTGTGGAAACTATGAGGACTTAAAGGTACAAAATGAAAGACTTTTTAAAAGATTTATGGAGTAA
- a CDS encoding DNA primase, whose translation MITKESIENLSQRLNIVDIIENYIEVKKQGSSFVCVCPFHADKNPSMHINPTKGFYHCFACKAGGDAFKFVMDYEKLSFADAVEKVANLCNFTLSYTKERNENKKELRTILPSLNAYFKSNLKHHKEALDYLYKRMLNDQDIAKFELGFAGSSEDSIRLFHNEKIPLEDAMSVGALKKDENNEFYASFIWRITFPIYDHKDFLVGFGGRTLNPNVAAKYVNSPQNILFDKSRIFYAFNIAKENIDQKKEMIVCEGYMDAIAFHKAGFNNAVAVLGTALTENHLPLIRRYEAKVILCFDNDEAGLNAATRSAFLLSTHKIDGKVVLLEGGKDPAELVANNQSAKLHILLEKGMDLGEFYIRRILSNFSLNSALDKQKALENIQKYTFNLEPLVASSYAGLVSKLLGVDEKLIVLNSNQKSNKTIDFNASFQQTQNHNPKSHITELELLNYLKNNPNAHELFIKISDARCFKHKVLLEKILERKSYEDSDIREFESKNFSKDLSQIEFLWGICKVNLAFLNHINITIPYLALKKQIFTLIEKNFTLLSKNLNNHELVEFLKENLFLLKNEKDEEKLEVLFKNLHRFFSTKNLDIKVLKNNSENDYNEEPF comes from the coding sequence ATGATAACTAAAGAAAGTATAGAAAATTTATCCCAAAGACTTAATATTGTTGATATTATTGAAAATTATATCGAAGTAAAAAAACAAGGCTCGAGCTTTGTTTGTGTATGCCCTTTTCACGCAGATAAAAACCCTTCTATGCATATAAATCCTACAAAAGGATTTTATCATTGTTTTGCATGCAAAGCAGGTGGAGACGCTTTTAAATTTGTAATGGACTATGAAAAATTAAGTTTTGCTGATGCAGTTGAAAAGGTTGCAAATCTTTGTAATTTTACCCTAAGTTATACCAAAGAAAGAAATGAAAACAAAAAAGAACTAAGAACCATACTGCCCAGTCTCAATGCTTATTTTAAATCCAATCTCAAACACCATAAAGAAGCTTTGGATTATCTATATAAAAGAATGTTAAATGATCAGGATATAGCCAAATTTGAATTAGGTTTTGCAGGCTCAAGCGAAGACAGTATAAGGTTGTTTCATAATGAAAAAATCCCTTTGGAAGATGCTATGAGTGTCGGCGCTTTAAAAAAGGATGAAAATAATGAATTTTATGCAAGTTTTATATGGCGTATCACTTTTCCAATTTATGATCATAAAGACTTCTTAGTAGGCTTTGGGGGGCGCACTTTAAATCCTAATGTCGCAGCAAAATATGTGAATTCTCCCCAAAATATATTATTTGATAAAAGTAGAATTTTTTACGCTTTTAATATAGCTAAAGAAAATATAGACCAAAAAAAAGAAATGATAGTATGCGAAGGCTATATGGACGCTATAGCTTTTCATAAAGCAGGTTTTAACAATGCTGTAGCAGTTCTTGGAACAGCATTAACCGAAAATCATCTACCCTTAATCCGACGCTATGAAGCTAAGGTGATTTTATGTTTTGATAATGATGAAGCGGGATTAAATGCAGCCACTCGTTCGGCTTTTTTACTTAGCACTCATAAAATAGATGGCAAAGTAGTTCTTTTAGAAGGCGGAAAAGATCCTGCCGAACTTGTTGCCAACAACCAAAGTGCAAAACTTCACATCCTGCTTGAAAAAGGGATGGATTTGGGGGAATTTTACATTAGACGCATACTTTCAAACTTTTCTTTAAATTCCGCCCTAGATAAACAAAAAGCCCTTGAAAATATACAAAAATATACCTTTAACCTTGAACCCTTGGTAGCTAGTTCTTATGCGGGTTTGGTTTCAAAACTTCTAGGCGTGGATGAAAAACTCATCGTTCTTAATTCAAATCAAAAGTCAAATAAAACTATCGATTTTAACGCCTCTTTCCAGCAAACGCAAAATCATAACCCTAAATCCCACATCACCGAACTTGAACTCTTAAATTATTTAAAAAATAATCCTAACGCACACGAGCTTTTTATAAAGATTAGTGATGCTAGATGTTTTAAACATAAGGTATTATTAGAAAAAATTTTAGAACGCAAAAGCTATGAAGATAGCGATATAAGAGAATTTGAAAGTAAAAATTTTAGCAAAGATTTAAGCCAAATTGAATTCTTGTGGGGGATTTGCAAGGTTAATTTAGCCTTCTTAAATCATATCAATATCACAATTCCTTATCTTGCTTTAAAAAAACAAATTTTTACTCTTATAGAAAAAAATTTTACCCTTCTTAGTAAAAATTTAAATAATCATGAGCTTGTAGAGTTTTTAAAAGAGAATTTGTTTTTGCTAAAAAATGAAAAAGATGAAGAGAAACTAGAAGTTTTATTTAAAAATTTGCATAGATTTTTTTCTACTAAAAATTTGGATATTAAAGTTTTAAAAAATAATTCTGAAAATGATTACAATGAAGAACCCTTTTAA
- a CDS encoding Putative periplasmic protein, whose translation MKFLFFLVAFLISLSAIERPKFEDFVAGYERNKASMLNYEGMPAFALSENLLAVLKQPNTKLNKYVKYDPFLNLYLVRTDFSLIPTPMGDEEKLTRNDWIGIWDPNKAYIGHIKYLAQNIDERDQLDFSTKIGLLGTPCCEMMGIALNNSSFIGNRYLKHFMKYNDVYWGDIGIDFAVRENKIYVNNVRKNGQFLINDEVISVDGIPVKDIRKLNEKILFADRGSTLYFQVLRDNVDLNISTEVFAKDLSKFNLPSNKPKPKPTNFRSNTGLTVNSSLIVTRVDAGSKAALAGFMVGDKILRANNVILKDFKEFQTLLGTGNDFNILIERKSDKLPLSGFNNDLGGNANSGGDGKFQFFIRLVK comes from the coding sequence ATGAAATTTTTGTTTTTTTTAGTAGCCTTTTTAATATCTCTAAGTGCTATTGAGCGTCCCAAATTTGAAGATTTTGTTGCAGGCTATGAAAGAAATAAAGCCAGCATGCTTAATTATGAGGGAATGCCTGCTTTTGCCTTGAGTGAAAATTTACTTGCGGTTTTAAAACAACCTAATACTAAACTCAATAAATATGTAAAATATGATCCATTTTTAAACCTCTATCTTGTAAGAACGGATTTTAGTTTAATCCCTACACCTATGGGTGATGAAGAAAAGCTTACGCGCAATGACTGGATAGGAATTTGGGATCCTAATAAAGCTTATATAGGTCATATTAAATATCTTGCACAAAATATTGACGAAAGAGATCAACTTGATTTTTCTACAAAAATAGGACTTTTAGGCACTCCTTGCTGCGAAATGATGGGAATTGCACTCAATAATAGCTCTTTTATAGGAAATCGCTACTTAAAACATTTTATGAAATACAATGATGTATATTGGGGCGATATAGGGATTGATTTTGCAGTGCGTGAAAATAAAATTTATGTGAATAATGTTAGAAAAAATGGGCAATTCCTAATCAACGATGAAGTTATAAGTGTAGATGGAATACCTGTTAAAGATATAAGAAAGCTCAATGAAAAAATTCTCTTTGCAGACCGTGGAAGCACGCTTTATTTTCAAGTGTTACGCGATAATGTGGATTTAAATATTTCTACTGAAGTTTTTGCTAAGGATTTAAGCAAATTCAATCTCCCAAGCAATAAACCAAAACCAAAACCAACCAATTTTAGAAGCAATACAGGCCTAACTGTAAATTCAAGCCTTATAGTTACAAGAGTTGATGCAGGTTCTAAAGCTGCTTTAGCAGGATTTATGGTGGGGGATAAAATTTTACGCGCAAATAATGTAATATTAAAAGATTTTAAAGAATTTCAAACCCTACTTGGCACAGGAAATGATTTTAATATTTTAATCGAACGCAAAAGCGATAAACTTCCTTTATCAGGATTTAATAATGATCTAGGAGGCAATGCCAATTCAGGTGGAGATGGAAAATTTCAATTTTTCATAAGGCTTGTGAAGTGA
- a CDS encoding Transketolase — protein MDLSILQEQANTLRFLSADMVQKANSGHPGAPLGMADIVSVLSYHLKHNPKNPTWLNRDRLVFSGGHASALLYSFLHLSGYDLSLDDIKNFRQLHSKTPGHPEISTQGVEIATGPLGQGIANAVGFAMAAKKAQNLLGKELIDHKVYCLCGDGDLQEGISYEACSLAGLHKLDNLIIIYDSNEISIEGDVSLAFNEDVKMRFESQGFEVLSINGHDYEQINTALKQAKEANKPCLIIAKTTIAKGAGELEGSHKSHGAPLGEEVIKKAKEKAGFDPNLNFHISKAAKIRFESAVELGDLEEAKWKDKLEKSGKKEFLEKLLNPDFSKINYPDFKGKDLATRDSNGEILNVLAKDLEGFLGGSADLAPSNKTELYGMGDFVEGKNIHFGIREHAMAAINNAFARYGIFLPFSATFFIFSEYLKPAARIAALMKIKHFFIFTHDSIGVGEDGPTHQPIEQLSTFRAMPNFLTFRPADGVENVKAWQIALNADIPSAFVLSRQKLKALSEPVFGDVENGAYLLKESKNAKFTLLASGSEVSLCLESANELEKQGFACNVISMPCFELFEKQDKAYKDRLLQGEVIGVEAAHSNELYKFCDRVYGIESFGESGKDKDVFEHFGFSVPQILNFILDK, from the coding sequence ATGGATTTATCAATTTTACAAGAACAGGCAAATACTTTAAGATTTTTAAGTGCAGATATGGTGCAAAAAGCTAATTCGGGTCACCCAGGCGCACCTTTAGGAATGGCTGATATTGTCAGTGTTTTAAGCTATCATTTAAAACACAATCCCAAAAATCCGACTTGGCTAAACCGTGATAGACTTGTATTTTCAGGCGGACATGCCAGTGCTTTGCTTTATAGCTTTTTGCATTTAAGTGGCTATGATTTAAGCTTAGATGATATTAAAAATTTCCGTCAACTTCATTCAAAAACTCCTGGTCATCCTGAAATTTCAACTCAAGGAGTAGAGATTGCTACAGGACCATTAGGACAAGGTATAGCTAATGCTGTGGGCTTTGCTATGGCAGCTAAAAAAGCTCAAAACTTACTAGGAAAAGAATTAATCGATCACAAGGTTTATTGTCTTTGTGGAGATGGGGATTTACAAGAAGGAATTTCTTATGAAGCGTGTTCTTTAGCAGGGCTTCATAAGCTTGATAATTTAATCATTATCTATGATAGCAATGAAATTTCTATAGAAGGAGATGTAAGCTTAGCCTTTAATGAAGATGTAAAAATGCGTTTTGAGTCACAAGGCTTTGAAGTTTTAAGCATTAATGGGCACGATTATGAACAAATTAATACAGCTCTAAAACAAGCCAAAGAAGCCAACAAACCTTGTCTTATCATCGCAAAAACAACCATAGCAAAGGGCGCGGGAGAGCTTGAAGGAAGTCACAAAAGCCACGGCGCACCTTTAGGCGAAGAAGTCATTAAAAAAGCTAAAGAAAAGGCAGGATTTGATCCAAATTTAAATTTTCATATATCTAAAGCAGCAAAAATTCGCTTTGAAAGCGCTGTAGAGCTTGGAGATTTAGAAGAAGCCAAATGGAAAGATAAACTCGAGAAATCAGGAAAAAAAGAATTCTTAGAAAAACTCTTAAATCCTGATTTTAGCAAGATAAATTATCCTGATTTTAAAGGCAAGGATTTAGCCACAAGAGATAGCAATGGAGAAATTTTAAATGTTCTAGCTAAAGATTTAGAAGGATTTTTAGGCGGAAGTGCAGATCTAGCTCCATCTAATAAAACCGAACTTTATGGAATGGGTGATTTTGTAGAAGGAAAAAATATTCATTTTGGTATCAGAGAACATGCTATGGCTGCGATCAATAATGCCTTTGCAAGATATGGAATTTTCTTACCTTTTTCAGCAACATTTTTTATCTTCAGCGAATATTTAAAACCCGCAGCTAGGATAGCAGCCTTAATGAAAATCAAACATTTTTTCATTTTCACACATGATAGCATAGGCGTTGGTGAAGATGGGCCTACTCATCAACCTATCGAGCAACTCAGTACTTTTAGAGCTATGCCGAATTTCTTGACTTTTAGACCTGCTGATGGAGTGGAGAATGTTAAAGCTTGGCAAATAGCTTTAAATGCAGATATTCCAAGTGCTTTTGTACTTTCACGCCAAAAGCTTAAAGCCTTAAGTGAGCCTGTTTTTGGCGATGTAGAAAATGGAGCATACTTACTTAAAGAAAGTAAAAATGCCAAATTTACGCTTTTAGCAAGCGGAAGTGAAGTTTCGCTTTGCTTAGAAAGTGCAAATGAATTAGAAAAACAAGGTTTTGCTTGCAATGTGATCTCTATGCCTTGCTTTGAGCTCTTTGAAAAACAAGACAAAGCTTACAAAGATAGACTTTTACAAGGAGAAGTTATAGGGGTTGAAGCAGCACATTCTAATGAGCTTTATAAATTCTGTGATAGAGTTTATGGCATAGAAAGCTTTGGAGAAAGTGGTAAAGATAAAGATGTATTTGAGCATTTTGGTTTTAGCGTTCCACAAATTTTAAATTTTATTCTCGATAAGTAA
- a CDS encoding Transcriptional regulatory protein: protein MFENMDFSKMGELLNQVQEKAKNIELELANREFSAKSGAGLVKVSANGKGEIIDVSIDDSLLEDKESLQILLISAINDVLAMVAQNRTSLASDVLGGFGKL from the coding sequence ATGTTTGAAAATATGGATTTTTCTAAGATGGGAGAACTTTTAAACCAAGTTCAAGAAAAAGCAAAAAATATCGAATTAGAGTTAGCCAATCGAGAATTTAGTGCTAAAAGCGGAGCAGGACTTGTGAAAGTTAGCGCCAATGGCAAGGGTGAGATTATTGATGTTAGCATCGATGATTCTTTACTTGAAGATAAAGAATCTTTGCAAATTTTACTCATTTCTGCCATCAATGATGTTTTGGCTATGGTGGCACAAAATCGAACAAGCCTAGCTAGCGATGTTTTAGGAGGATTTGGAAAATTATGA
- a CDS encoding Putative ABC transport system permease protein, whose protein sequence is MEANFKFQKEENKVFIFGIWDKTSVSKIKIKDLLSQISQTNCIFDFSQLNEIDMAGVRFFLALEHDLKKNNILILKQGLSTRFKSLFELCEKNYQRIDEKQGNKFNFTDLFISLGILSFDLLKILQKFISFTGAFFTSLFLCIKNPKNFRFISFLYHIENSAFKALPIVILTALLVGVVLAYQAAYQLAQFGANIFIVDLVGISATRELAPLIAAIVIAGRNASSYTAQIGVMKITDEINAMNTMGFRSFDFIIIPRVMALVVAMPLIVALSDAISILGGMIIAKINLDISFGEFLRRFREAVEIKHIIIGLVKAPIFGFLIGLIACFRGFEVKNTTQSIGIYTTKSVVNAIFWVIAFDALFSVVLTIMEV, encoded by the coding sequence ATGGAGGCAAATTTCAAATTTCAAAAAGAAGAAAATAAAGTTTTTATTTTTGGAATTTGGGATAAAACAAGTGTATCTAAAATTAAAATCAAAGATCTATTGAGTCAAATTTCTCAAACAAATTGTATTTTTGATTTTAGTCAATTAAATGAAATTGATATGGCTGGAGTGAGATTTTTTCTTGCTCTAGAGCATGATTTGAAAAAAAATAATATCTTGATTTTAAAACAAGGATTAAGCACACGCTTTAAAAGCCTTTTTGAACTTTGTGAAAAAAACTACCAAAGAATCGATGAAAAACAAGGGAATAAATTTAATTTTACAGACCTTTTTATTTCTTTAGGAATTTTAAGTTTTGATCTTTTAAAAATTTTACAAAAATTTATCAGCTTTACAGGTGCCTTTTTTACAAGTCTTTTTTTATGTATAAAAAATCCTAAAAATTTCCGCTTCATATCTTTTTTATATCATATTGAAAATTCAGCCTTTAAAGCCTTGCCTATTGTTATTTTAACCGCTCTTTTAGTCGGTGTTGTGCTTGCATATCAAGCCGCTTATCAACTTGCACAATTTGGAGCTAATATTTTTATAGTGGATTTGGTAGGAATTTCAGCCACTAGAGAACTTGCCCCTTTGATAGCCGCGATAGTCATAGCAGGTAGGAATGCAAGCTCTTATACAGCACAAATTGGGGTGATGAAAATCACAGATGAGATCAATGCTATGAATACCATGGGCTTTCGCTCTTTTGATTTTATCATCATCCCACGAGTTATGGCTTTAGTTGTTGCTATGCCTTTAATTGTTGCTCTAAGTGATGCGATCAGTATATTAGGGGGAATGATAATAGCAAAAATAAATCTTGACATATCCTTTGGAGAATTTTTAAGGCGCTTTAGAGAAGCTGTGGAAATAAAACATATTATTATAGGGCTTGTAAAAGCTCCTATTTTTGGTTTTCTAATAGGACTGATTGCTTGTTTTCGGGGATTTGAGGTCAAAAATACCACTCAAAGCATAGGAATTTACACTACAAAAAGTGTTGTAAATGCTATATTTTGGGTAATAGCATTTGATGCTTTATTTTCTGTGGTTTTAACCATAATGGAAGTTTAA
- a CDS encoding UDP-N-acetylmuramoylalanyl-D-glutamate--2,6-diaminopimelate ligase, with amino-acid sequence MKLKLDQSFITDNTLECEKDCFFLKTAQNMNFSNKALEKGAKIIDVEECKKLLKIDENIKIIGITGTNGKTTTAAAIYSILLDLGFKCGLCGTRGAFINDEQIDEKSLTTSPILKTLEYLQLATRKKSDFFIMEVSSHALVQNRIEGLNFAAKIFTNITQDHLDFHGSFENYKAAKELFFTDESLKFINKDALMIKFNVRNAFTYGIENPSLYQVKAYSLEDGISAIVALKDQSFHIDSPLLGLFNLYNLLAASACVNELVKPNLKDLEKAISGFGGVCGRVEQVANGVIVDFAHTPDGIEKVLDTLKNKKLIVVFGAGGDRDKTKRPLMGKIVEHFAKIAIITSDNPRSEEPKDIMNEILSGFQNPDKALMIEDRKEAINKALKLKEKDDLVVILGKGDENTQEIKGVKYPFSDKAVVNEILKNQG; translated from the coding sequence GTGAAATTAAAGCTTGATCAATCTTTTATCACCGACAATACCCTAGAATGCGAAAAAGATTGCTTTTTTTTAAAAACTGCACAAAATATGAATTTTTCTAACAAAGCTCTAGAAAAAGGTGCTAAAATCATTGATGTAGAAGAATGTAAAAAACTCTTAAAGATCGATGAAAATATCAAAATCATAGGAATTACAGGAACTAATGGTAAAACCACCACCGCAGCGGCTATTTATTCGATTTTGCTTGACTTAGGTTTTAAGTGTGGACTTTGTGGCACTCGTGGAGCTTTTATCAATGATGAGCAAATTGATGAAAAGTCTTTAACCACTTCACCCATTTTAAAAACTTTAGAATATTTACAACTTGCCACACGGAAAAAAAGTGATTTTTTCATCATGGAAGTTAGCTCACACGCTTTAGTGCAAAATCGCATTGAAGGCTTAAATTTTGCAGCCAAAATTTTTACCAATATCACTCAAGATCATTTAGATTTTCATGGTAGTTTTGAAAACTACAAAGCAGCAAAAGAGCTCTTTTTTACTGATGAGAGTTTAAAATTTATCAATAAAGATGCTTTAATGATTAAATTTAATGTGCGCAATGCTTTTACTTATGGCATAGAAAATCCTTCTTTATATCAAGTTAAAGCTTATTCTTTAGAAGATGGTATCAGTGCTATTGTGGCATTAAAAGATCAAAGTTTTCATATTGACTCGCCCCTACTAGGACTTTTCAATCTTTACAATCTTCTAGCCGCTAGTGCTTGTGTTAATGAACTTGTAAAGCCGAATTTAAAAGACTTAGAAAAAGCTATCAGTGGCTTTGGTGGAGTTTGTGGTAGGGTTGAGCAAGTGGCCAATGGTGTGATTGTGGATTTTGCTCATACTCCTGATGGCATTGAAAAAGTACTTGATACGCTCAAAAATAAAAAACTTATAGTGGTTTTTGGAGCGGGTGGAGATAGAGACAAAACCAAACGACCTTTAATGGGAAAAATCGTTGAACATTTTGCAAAAATAGCCATTATCACAAGCGATAACCCGCGTAGCGAAGAGCCTAAAGATATCATGAATGAAATTCTATCGGGCTTTCAAAATCCTGATAAAGCTTTGATGATAGAGGATAGAAAAGAAGCTATAAATAAAGCTTTAAAACTTAAAGAAAAAGACGATTTAGTAGTCATTTTAGGCAAGGGTGATGAAAACACCCAAGAAATCAAAGGGGTAAAATACCCTTTTAGTGACAAAGCAGTTGTGAATGAAATTTTAAAAAATCAAGGATAA
- a CDS encoding Iron-sulfur cluster assembly scaffold protein NifU: MMPFSDEELINPVKASLDKSMPMLERDGGGLEFLGIKNGVVYVHLIGACKGCASSGTTLKYGLERQLKIDIHPEITIVNLNGGAEDFAKL, from the coding sequence ATGATGCCTTTTAGTGATGAAGAGCTTATAAATCCTGTAAAAGCGAGTTTAGATAAAAGTATGCCTATGTTAGAACGCGATGGAGGCGGTCTTGAATTTTTAGGAATTAAAAATGGCGTAGTTTATGTTCATTTAATTGGGGCTTGCAAAGGATGCGCTTCAAGTGGAACGACATTAAAATACGGACTTGAAAGACAACTTAAAATCGATATACATCCAGAAATTACCATAGTCAATCTAAATGGCGGAGCTGAAGATTTTGCAAAATTATAA